The Actinosynnema mirum DSM 43827 genomic interval GCGAGGGCGGTGGCGTGGAACCGCGGAGCACGGTCGGCACCCACAGGAAGTCCACGACCTCACCCCCCGCGCCGAACGTGTGCCCCCCGGCGCTCGCCAGCCGAGCCGACCCGCCCTCCGCCACGCGCAGCAGCTCGACCTCACCCCGCCGGACCACCAGCTCGCCCCGCAGCACGTGCGCCATCGAGTCCGGCGTCCCCGGCGTCCCGCCCACGCCGCCGTACCGGTCGTCGCCGAGCAGCCGCCACTTCCACAGCTCGATCGACGCCTCCGCCGTCTCCACCGCGTTCACCAGGTACGCCCAGCTCCCGCCCGGCGTGGACCACACCTCGACCCCCTCGGGCAGCGGGTCGCCCAGCACGCCCGCCAGTGCGGAGAAGGTCGTGCCCAGCGCGGACGCCACGCGGTCCACCGTGGACAGGCTCGGGTTCGCCTGCCCCAGCTCGATCTGGGTGAGCATCCGCCTGCTGACGCCGCTCAGCTCGGCCAGGCGCACCACGCTCAGCCCGGCGGCCTTGCGCAGCGCGCGGATGCGGTTGCCCAGGAGGACCACGACCTCCGGGCGGATCTGGTCGACCACGCGCACCCCACTCCCCAAATGAGCACTATAGTGCCCACCATCGCCGGTCGGCCCCACGCCGCCCCCCACCGCACGAGCACGTGAAGGCACGAGGCCCCCGCATGACCGCCACGCAGTCGATCCCCCCACCAGCGCGCACGTCGCCGCCGAGGCGGGACATCGTACGGTGGCAGCTCGGTTCCGCGACCTCCGGCGTTCCCCAGGCCGCCGCCCCGATCGCCTTCGGCCTGCTGGCGCTGCCGCTCACCGGCACGGCCGAGTCCGGGGCCGCACTCGTCTTCGCCATGACCGCGGCCCAGGTGCTCGGCTCGGTCCCCCTCTCCCGGCTGGGCAGGCGCTTCTCCCCGGTGCGCTACCTGCGCGCCCTGGTCGCCGTCCGCACCGCCGCCTTCGCCGCCGCCACGGGCCTGGGCGCGGTGGGCGCGCCGTTCGCCGCGCTGGTCGCCGCCGTCGTCGTGGCGGGCGCGGTCAGCGGGGCCGCGCACGGCTACCAGCGGCTCCTGCTCAACCACCTGGTCTCCCCCGGCCGCCTGCCCAGGGCGCTGGGCGTGGCCGCCACGCTGAACGAGGTCACCTTCGCGCTCTCCCCCGTGCTCGCGTCGCTGGTCGGCTCGGCGTCGCCGGTGTGGGCGATGGCGATGATCACCGTGCTCGGGCTGGGCCCGGCCGTGCTCACGCCCCGCGTCCCGGACATGCGCGCGGTCCCGGACGCGGCACCGGACGCGGCACCGGACGCGGTCCCGGACGCGACACCGGCCGGTGGCGGGCTCCCCCGCGAGGCGCTGGTGTGGTTGTGCTGCGCGGCGGCGGGCAGCGGCGCGGTCGCGGCGGTGGAGGTCGGCGCGGTCTCGTTCGCGCTCGCCTTCGACCTCGGTCCGGGGTGGGCGTTCCTGTTCGCCTCCGTGCTGTGCGCGGGCTCGGTCCTGGGCGGGATCAGGGTGAGCGTGCGCAACCGCGTCCCGAGCACCGCCGCGGTCGCCGGTTACCTGGCCGCCAGCACCGCGGGCGCCTGCGCGACGTTGGCGGGCGGGCACCTCGTGGTGACCCTGGCGGGCGCGGCGGTGCTGGGGTTCTTCCTGCCGCTGCTGGGCACGTTCTACTCGCTGGCGCTGGACGCGCTCGCGCCGCCGCACCGCAAGGCCGAGGTGTTCGCGCTGCAGCGGGTGGCGGGCGCGGTCGGGGTGATCTCGGTCAGCGGGCTGCTGGCCCTGCTGGGACTCCGGGCCGCGCTGATCGGCGGCGCCACCCTGCTGCTGGCCGCCACCTGCCTGGTCGCGCTGCGCGCCGCCCTGCCCCGGTTCCGTCCGCTCGGGACGGAACCGGGGCCTCTCGGCGGCTAGGACGCGGGCTCGCCCGAGGGCGGCGGGAGCTGCACGCCCAGGCGGACCGGCGGGCCGAAGTTCGGCGTGCCGTCGGCGTTCCAGGTGAACCTCTGCGCCCGCGCCGAGCGGTTCATGTCGCAGCCGCCGGACGCGCTCTCGTTGGCGTGGTAGACGATCCAGTCCTCCGTGCCGTCGGGGGACTTGAAGAACCCGTTGTGGCCGGGGGCGAACACGCCGTTCGCGTCGTCGCGCTGGAACACCGGGTTCGGCGACTTGGTCCAGTGCGCCCGGTTGAGCGGGTCGCCGCCGGTGAGGGTGAGCAGGCCCAGCTTGTAGTCCGGGCCCCAGCACGCGCTCGCCGAGTACACGATCATGGTCTTCCCGTTGCGGTGCAGCGGTTCCGCGCCCTCGTTGACGGCGGCGGTCTGCCGCTCCCAGGCCAGGGTCGGCTGGCTGATCGTGCGGCGGGCCCCGCTGAGCGTGTACGGGTTGCTCATCGGCGTGATGGTCAGCGACTGCGTGCCGTCCATCGCGCTGCCCAACAGGTACAGCTTCCCGCCCACCTGCAGGATGCTCGGGTCGAGCTCCCAGGTGTTCCCGAGGTCGGCCTTGAAGCTGTAGGGGCCCATGGGGTCGCCGCCCGCGGACTCCAGCACGTGCAGGCGCTGCGTGGGGTTGAAGTCCGGCACGTTCTGCCCGGCGACGTAGTACAGGTACCAGCGGCCGTTCAGCAGGTGGAACTCCGGCGCCCACATGGTGCAGCACCCGTTGGGGCGGCCGGAGAGGCTGAACACGACCTGGTCGGCCGCGCTCGACAACCCGGCCAGGGTGCGGGAGCGGCGCATGGTGACCGTGGAGTTCCAGGTCGTCGTCGCCAGGTGGTAGTAGCCGTTGTGGTGCTGGAGCCAGGGATCGGGGCCGCCCCGCTTGACGGGGTTCACGACCGCGCCCGGCGCGCCCAGCCTGATCAGCTGCCACTGCTGGTTCGCGCCGTCCAGGTCCGGCCACTGCACGACGCGCGCGCCGTCGGCGGTCGACCACTCGTAGGTCTCCACCGCCTTGCCGCTGGCCCGGTTCAGCAGCCGGACGTGGCCGGACGCCGAGTCCACGAGCCGGAACTGCTGGCTGGTCGCGTTGGAGTCGGTCCACTGCACGACCTCGGCCCCGTCGGTGGTCGACCCGCCGGAGATCTGCAGGACCTTGTCGCTGTGCCGGGACTTGAGCCGGTAGTAGCCGCCGCCGGAGTCGACGAACTGCCACTGCTGCCAGGCCCCGTCGTTGCGGGTGAACTGGGCGATGCGGGCGCCGTCGCCCGTGGCCAGGTCGTAGACGTCGAGCGCCCGGCCGCTGTGCCGGTTGACCAGCGCGTAGGAGGCGGAGGTGTCGACGATCGCCGCCGAGGCTGCCGGTGACACGGCGGAGGTGATCCCGCCGAGCAGGAGGGTGGTGGTGGCGAGGGTCAGCGCGGTGCGCCGACGCTAACGGGAGCGCGGCGCGCGCACAACACCCCCGCGCCGCCCGGCTATTCCCGGATCGCGCCCGTGAAGGGGGGTGAACCGCGACCTGTCGGGGCGGGCCGGGCGTTCCTAGCGTGGGAGGCATGGAGACCATCAAGCTCAACAACGGCGTCGAGATGCCCGCCCTCGGACTCGGGGTCTTCCAGTCGGCGCCCGAGGAGACCACCGGCGCGGTCGCGGCGGCGCTGGAGGTCGGTTACCGGCACGTGGACACGGCGGCGGTCTACGGCAACGAGCGCGAGGTCGGGCGGGCGCTGCGGGAGTCCGGGCTGGCGCGGTCGGAGTACTTCGTCGAGACCAAGGTGTGGATCGACGACTACGGGCGGGGCGCGACGCGGCACGCGTTCGGCAAGAGCGCGGGCAAGCTCGGGCTCGACGTGATCGACCTGCTGATCCTGCACCAGCCGTTCCCGCACCGGTTCGACCTGACCGTCGAGGCGTACCGGGACCTGGAGGGGCTGCTCGCGGACGGGTCGGTGCGGGCGATCGGGGTCAGCAACTTCGCGCCCGTGCACCTGGAGCGGCTCGCCGCCGAGACCGGGGTGGTCCCGGCGGTGAACCAGGTGGAGCTGCACCCGTACTTCGCCCAGCCCGACGTGCAGGCGGCCGACGCGGAGCGCGGGATCGTGACGCAGGCGTGGTCGCCGATCGGCGGGATCACGTTCTACCCCGGCTGGGGCGGCGAGGACCGGGTCAACGTGATGGCGGACCCGGTGATCACCGCGATCGCCGACGGGCACGGGCGCACGGCCGCGCAGGTGATGCTGCGCTGGCACCTGCAGCGTGGGCGGTCGGTCATCCCGAAGTCGGTGAGGCCGCACCGGATCGCGGAGAACTTCGACGTCTTCGGGTTCGCGCTGACCGAGGCCGAGCTGGCGGCGGTGGACGGGCTGGACCGGGGCGTGCGCGGCGGGCCGGACCCGGAGGGGTTCACGCTGGAGGAGTGGGGCTCGGTGATCCCCGAGGCGTGACGCGGCGGCGGGGAACGGGCAGACGAGACGCCCTGGGGGCGCCGCGGAATCGAGGTTCGGCGGCGCGGAGAGTGCCCCGGCGCGGCCCACGTCGAACTGTGGCGCATATTACCCCTGAATGGAGCAGGGCTCGGAGCTCGTCCTCGCTGGTCAACGCGGGCTCGACCTGGGAGCCTCGGATGTTCGGATGAGCAGCGTTCGACGAGGAGGTCGGATGTCCGCCCAGGATGAGCAACCCGTGATCGTGCACGCCAGCGGGGACGTGGACGCGATCAGCGCCCCCGGTTTCGAGCGGCAGCTGCGCACAGCGTTCACCGAGGCCGCCGACAAGGGCGGGCCGGTGGTGGTGGACCTGACCGAGGTGCGGTTCTTCGCCTCGGTGGGCATGTCGCTGCTGGTGGAGCACCACCGCCTCGGCGCGAGGCAGGGCACGCCGCTGCGCGTGGTCGCCCCGGCCAGGGCGATGGTGCGCGCCATGCGGGCGACGACCCTCGACCAGCTCCTCGACCTCTACCCGACCGTCCAGGAGGCGGTGGTCCCGGAGTCGTTGTGAGCACACCGGTCGCGGTCGCGCGGACTCCCCCTCCGCGCGACCGCCACCACCCCCGGTCGGCCCTGCGGCGCGGGTCAGCCCAGCAGGCCCAGCTCCTGTGCGCGCAGCACGGTCGCGAGCCGGTCGGTCGTGCCGAGCTTGCGGTACAGGTGCTGGAGGTGCCGGTGCACCGTGCGCGGCGAGATGTCGAGCCTGCGGGCGATCGCGTCCGCCGTCAGGCCCTCCGCGAGCACCACCAGGACGGTCCGCTCGCGCTGGGTCAGCCGGTGCCCGTCGACGGGCAGCCGCAGGACCGTGGCCAGCGACTCGCGCTCGGCCGCCACGAGCAGCGCGGCCAGCGGCGGCGGGCACGAGCGCGGCTCGTGCGCGAGGACCACCAGCAGCGGTGAGCCCGCCCCCCGGCGCACCAGGTGCTCCAGCAGGGCCAGCGAGGGCCGGTCGGCCAGGTGCACGTCGTCGAGCAGCAGCACCAGCCCCGGCAGCGAGCCGAGCACCGCGTCGACGGCGCGGCGCAGCTCGTCCTCGGTCATGCCGAGCGCGCGCGGCGCCCGCAGCAGCCCGCGCAGCAGCAGGACCACGTCGCGCTCGCGGCCGTGCGCGGAGACCGAGCCGAACGCGTCCTGGAACAGCCCGTACGCGCCCCCGCGTGCCCGCCCCCTGGCCACCAGCGCCCCCCGCGCCGAGGCCAGCGCGGCGAACTCGTCCAGCAGGCGGGTCCGCGAGGCCCCGCTCACCTCCGGGACGCCGAGCAGCCTGACCCCGGACCGGTCGGACAGCAGCCGCTCGAAGCGATCGGCGCGCGGTCGCGCCTGCAAGGTCGATGTCATGTCCCACTTCCCCCCGTGCGTGGTACTCCCCAGTCACCACTAGTGCATGAGCGGAACGGTCACGGCCAAATACACCGGCCGCCGGAAAACCGCCCGAATGCGGGATGCCCGCCCGACCCCGCCGGAACGGCGGGAGGTGCGGCGCGCGGGTTCCGTTCGGGGGAGGGCGAGGGGCGGGGATCGCTGCGGGTAACACCGCGGCGCGATCGCGTCCGAATGGACCAGTGCCGCGCGGCGGTTGCCAGGCACGGCGCGGACGTCACCATTCACACAATGTGGGTGACGCGCGAAAGTGTTACCCACCGTCGAGTGAGTTGATGCGTCTGTCTCGGGGAGACCGCTACCCCTGGTCGTCCCTTCCTCCTACCTTTGGACCTACCGCTCGGGTGAGCGGACGAGTTCAGGGGAAAACAGGAGGTAGTGATGGGTCTGCTCGGCACATTGCTGGACCTGGTGAAGAACGTGCTCGGCGCCCTCCTGGGCGGTCTGGTCTGACCGCCGCGTCCCACCGGCCCGGACGCACGGTCCCGCCGAGGGGGCGGGACCGCGCGGCCTGATCGGCGGGACCACGGCGCTCCGGCGGCACGCCTGCACCCGCCCGGAGCAACGAGCGGACCCCCGTTCCCCAAGAGGGGAACGGGGGTCCGTCGTCGTCCGCGCCGGGAGTGGCGTCAGTGCGGCAGCTCCGCGGCGAGCCGCTCGTCGCCGCTCTGCTCCTTGAGCGGCTTCTCCTTGATGAACAGCACCGCGAGCAGCGCGATCGCGGCGATCGGCGCGCCGATCAGGAACAGCTCGGCGGTGGCCGTGGCGTACACGTCGCGCACCACCAGCCGGATCGGCTCCGGCAGCGCCGACAGGTCGGGCACCGCCGTGTGGCCGCCGCCGCTGGCGAGCATGTCGGCGGGCACGCCCAGCGCGGTGAGCTTCTCGGTCATCAGCGTGGACACCCGGTTGGCCAGCACCGCGCCCAGCGCGCTCACGCCGATCGAGCCGCCGAGGCTGCGGAAGAAGGTCAGCGTGGACGTGGTCGCGCCGAGGTCCTTGGCGGGCACGTCGTTCTGCGCGGCCAGCACCAGGTTCTGCATCACCATGCCGACGCCGACGCCGAGCACGGCCATGTGCACGCCGACCACGAGCACGGTGGTGTTCGCGTCGATCGTGGACAGCAGCAGCATCCCCACGACCATGATCGCGGCGCCCGCGACCAGGAACACCTTCCAGCGACCCCACTTGGTGATCAGCTGACCGGCGATCGTGGACGACAGGAACAGGCCGAACACCATCGGCAGGCTCATCAGACCGGCCTGGGTGGGGGTCTTGCCGAGGCCGATCTGGAAGTACTGCGACAGGAACACCGTGCCGCCGAACATCGCCACGCCCACCAGGACGCTGGCGATGGTGGTGAGGCTGACGGTGCGGTTGGCGAACAGGCGCAGCGGCACCACGGGGTCGGCGGCGCGGGACTCGACCCACACGGCCAGAGCCAGCAGCAGCACGCCGCCGCCGACCAGCACGGCGGACCAGGCGGAGACCCACTCGAACGAGCCGCCCGCGAGCGTGGACCAGATCAGCAGGGTGGAGACGCCGCCGGTGATCAGCGCCGCGCCCAGGTAGTCGATCCGGACGGAGTCCTTGCGCACCAGCGGGAGGTGCAGGGTGCGCTGGAGCAGCACGATCGCGGCCAGGGTGAACGGGACGCCGATGAAGAAGCACCAGCGCCAGCCCAGCCACGAGGTGTCCACCAGGAACCCGCCGATGAGCGGGCCGGCGACGGTGCCGATGCCGAAGACGGCGCCGAACAGACCGGCGTAGCGGCCCAGCTCGCGCGGCGGGATCATCGCGGCCATCACGATGGTGGACAGCGCGGTCATGCCGCCCGCGCCGAGCCCCTGGACGACGCGGCTGACGATCAGCACCTCGACGTTCGGCGAGAAGCCCGCCAGGAGCGAGCCGACCACGAACAGGCCGAGGGAGAGCTGGATGAGCAGCTTGCGGCTGTAGAGGTCGGCGAGCTTGCCCCACAGGGGGACGGTGGCGGTCATCGCGAGCAGCTCGGCGGTGACGACCCAGGTGTAGACGGACTGCGAGCCGTCGAGGTCGGAGATGATGCGCGGCAGGGCGTTCGAGACGACGGTCGAGGCCAGGATGGACACGAACATGCCCAGCATCAGGCCCGTCATCGCCTGGATGACGTCGCGGCGCGAGGTGCTCGGGGCCCCGGTCGCGGGTACAGCGGTGTCGGTCATCTTTCCTCGTCGGATCGGTGGTGCGGGGTTTTGGGGAGGGCGAAGCCGCAGGCCAGCAGGTCGAAGGCCTCGGCGATCAGGTCGGTGAGCTGGGGGGCGTCGCCGGTGGCGGGCCAGCTGGCCCAGCGCCAGGCGGCGACGCGGAACGCGGTGTTGGCGGAGGCGGCGAGCAGCATGGGGTGGGCGTCGGTCTCGGCGTGCCCGGTGCGCTCGGCGAGGGCGCGGACCATGTGCCGCTCGACCTGCTCGCCCGCCGCGAGGACCTTGGGCAGCAGCACGGGGTTCTGCTCGATGACGCGCATCCGGCGCAGCCACTCGTCACGGCCCGCGGTCTCCTCGGCCAGTTCGGCCAGGAGGGCGGCGCGCAGCACGGCGAGGGGGGCGAGGTCGGCGGGCTGGTCGAGGATGCGGCGGGCCAGGCGCGGGCCCGCGTCGGGGTCGGGCCCGAGGAGGGCCTCTTCCTTGGTGGCGAAGTAGTTGAAGAACGTGCGGGCGGAGACGCCCGCGGCTGCGGCGATGTCCTCGACGGTGATGCCGTCGAGCCCGCGCTCGGCGACCAGGTCGAGCGCGGCGTCGGCCAGCGCCTGCCTGGTCAGCCGCTTCTTGCGGTCGCGCAAACCTTCCCCCATACGAGTGAGGGTAGGCGAAAAGCTGCACATAGTGCAAGTTTGCAGCGACTGAAGTTTTTATGTCGGAAAGGTAACGGGCCTTCGGTCCCGGTACCGACTGGTCAGCCGCACGCTCCCGCGACCAGTCGGCGGAGCTCCCCCTGCGGCAACGGGTTCGCGCTCAGCCACCCGTCCCGCTCGACCACCAGCAGCCGCCCACGGCGGGTGTCGAGCCAGCGGATCGGGGCGCTCCTGCTATCACCCGAACGGCGGAGGCGGGGTTGGGCCGTGCACATACCGCCACCGAGCGCGGAGGCGAGCAGGCTGGTCCACCCGCGAGCCGAGGACCCGGTGACCCCGTGCGCGGTGAGCACCTCCCAGGCGCCGCCCGAGGGCACCCGGCCCGCGGCGGCCACGGCGGCGGCGGGCGCGGTGAGCGGGAGGCAGTCGGCGGGCGGCAGGACCGGCTCGGCGGCGAGGAGGACGTCGGGGAGCAGGTCGGGCAGGCAGGGCGTGACGGCGACGTCGGGACCGGCGGGCCGCAGCGCGAACGCGACCCCGCCGCCCCGGACCCCCACGGCGACGCCGGAGGCGCCCTCCCAGTGCACGCGGTCGCCGGAGAGGGCGGTGACGAGGTCGGCGACGTGCCCGGAGGGACCCCGGTGGTCGGCCAGGCCCCTGGCGCGCAGGGAGGCGGAGACGCGGCGGTTGTCGGCGAGGTGGTCGGACCAGGTGCGGGCGGTGGGCGGTTCGGGGAGGGGGAAGGGCCAGGGGGCGGCGGCGGTCTCGCAGAGCAGGTGCAGCTCGCGGGCGGTGAGCGACAAGTGGTTCACCGGCGCTTCCCCGCCGCGTCGAACCCGTGGACGAGCGCCTCCTCGACGTCGAGGTAGGTCCGGACGCTGGCCAGCAGCTCCTGGCGGATCTTGCGCAGCTCGGCGATGGTGACCCACAGCGCGAGGCGGAACTCCCGCGAGCGCCGCCCGAACACCTCCTTCAGCCCGGCGGCCTGCCCGCTGGTCCCCAGCGGGAGCCGGGCGTCGGTCTCGGGCGCGCAGGAGCGGTGGAGCTCCGACAACCGCTCCAGCACCCGCTCGACCTCCCGGACACGCGCGCGCACCTGCTCCGGCGAGCACTCCAGCCCGCCGCCGACCCCGTCACCCGCACCCACGACAGCCTCCGCTCACTCGCCGATGACCCTGGGCGCCGCGAGGAGCCCTTCCACCCCGAACAGCCCTTCCTCGTGCGGGACCTTGCGCCGCCACTCCTGCTCCGACCCGCGCCCGTCGGCCGGGGACTGCCCGAGCGGCCCGTACAGCGAGGGGCCCCCGACTCCGGGAGCGCGCGGCGGGACGGGACGCGCCTCGCCCTGGCGCGCCTCACCGGGTCCCCGGCCGAGCACCGAGGGGGCCGCGCCGGACCAGGGCTGGGCGGCCTGGGCAGCGCCCGCGCCGCCGGACGGCCGCGCGCCACCCCGCGCGCCGCCACGTCCCGCGCCGACCTGCCACGCCTGGGCCTGCGGGCCACCCGCCTGGCCCGCCGCCTGCTGCGCGGAGGCGGGGTGCGCCCCGTGACCCCTGGGATCGGCCTCGGCGCTCGACGACACCGCGGTCGTCCCCCCGACCGCTCCCGCCACCGGCTCGCAGGCGCCGCGGCCGGCCGGCGCCACCGGAGCGTCGTCGAAGGCGAAGCCCTCCCCCGACCCGCGCGGCGGGACGCCCGTGGGGCCGCCCGCCCCCAGGCCGTCGGCGTGCGGGTCGAGCTCCACCGGGAAGTCCGACGCCCCCGGCCCACCGGCGAAGACCTCCCAGTCGCGGGCCCGCCTGGAGTTCTCGTCGTTGGCCACCATGTGGCCGATGTCCCGGGAGCACGACTCGTGGCCGCGCATGACCTCGACGGCCCGCTGCTTCTCGCCCTCCAGCCAGGCTGCGCGCGCGGCCTGCCCCGCCAGGGACCCCAGCGCCACCCCGGTCAGCGGATTCACGCCCCCCAAGGCAAAAGCCGCGTCCTCCGGGAAGCCGGGCACCTTCGGCATCAGCTCCCTGGCGCACTGCAACTGGACGCCCGCGGTGTTGATGTGGGAGCCCGTGCCCCCCGCGATCCGGCTCAGGCTGGTCAGGCGCTCGGTGTGCTCGCCCAGCAGGCCCGAGGCGGCGGTGGCGGCCTCGCCCGTCCAGCACTGCCCGAGCTTCTCCCTGACCGCGTCCATCTCCGCGACGACCTCGGTCAGCTCCGCGGAGATCTCGTCCCACTGCGCCCCGCGCTCCACGACCCGTCCCGGATCGGCGTCGGTGTGCAGCATGTCGTGCATCTCCCGGTGGGTGTGCCCCTCCCACCGGACTCCCTCGTGGCGCACCGCAGAATCCCCCCGCGCAATCCCCCGCCGAACCGGACGCGGAGGACCTTAACCAAGCCGGAAAAACATATCCGACCTGGGGAATCCCCATTTCTCGCGAATGCTCCGACCCGCCGCAGGAATGCGGTGATCCGGTTTTCCGCTCATTCCCCCAGGATCCGCACCGACGTGATCGCCGCCAACCCCGACACCGTCAGCACCGCCTCCAGCAGCTCCCCCGCCACCACCTCCACCCGCTCCGCGTGCGCGAACAGCCCGCTCAGCGCCGCGCTGTCCAGGTACCCCACCCCCAGCAGGTCGACCACCACCGGTCCACACCCCAGCGGCGCCCCGCGCACCGCCTCCGCGAGCGCCCCGGTGAACCGCGCGGCGTTGGCCATGTCGATCTCTCCCGCCACGGTGAGCACCACCGCGCCGTCCGCGCGGCTGGTGGTGGCCAGGGTCAGCTCGGGGTTCATGGGGTGATCCTCGTCCGCAGTTCCACGACCGTCCCGCCCGGTCCGGGGCGCACGGCCACCTCGTCCACCAGGGCGCGCATGAGGCCGATGCCGTGCCCGCGCGCCAGGTCGCCGCCCGCGACGGGGGCCCGCCACGCGCCGCTGTCCGCGACGACCAGGCGCAGCCGCTCCACGGTCGCGCTGGCCCGCAGCACCACCTGCCCGCCCGGCCGGTCGCGGTGGCCGTGCTCCACCGCGTTCGCGCACGCCTCCCCCGCCGCCACCAGCACGTTCTGCGCCTGCCCCCGGCCGACGCCGCACGCGGCCAGCCAGTCGCGCAGCAGGCCGCGCACCCGCGTCAGCTCCAGCGCGTCCGCCGGGAACTCCACCACCAGCGGGCCCGGCCGCCGGTACAGCAGGACCGCCACGTCGTCCTCGAACCCGGCCGCGGGCGCCAGCCGGGACATCACGTGCGCCGCCAGGTCCTCCACCGACACGTCGCGGCCCTCCTGCAGCGCCCGACCGGCCAGCTCGATCCCGTCGTCCAACGACTGCCGCCGCCGCTCCACCAGCCCGTCCGTGTACAGCAGCAGCGTGCCGCGCGCGGGCACGTCGCACCACGCCTCGGTGCGCGGCCGGTCCGGCTGGACCGCCAGCGGCAGCGACCGGCCGC includes:
- a CDS encoding helix-turn-helix domain-containing protein, with the translated sequence MRVVDQIRPEVVVLLGNRIRALRKAAGLSVVRLAELSGVSRRMLTQIELGQANPSLSTVDRVASALGTTFSALAGVLGDPLPEGVEVWSTPGGSWAYLVNAVETAEASIELWKWRLLGDDRYGGVGGTPGTPDSMAHVLRGELVVRRGEVELLRVAEGGSARLASAGGHTFGAGGEVVDFLWVPTVLRGSTPPPSPPRA
- a CDS encoding MFS transporter, yielding MTATQSIPPPARTSPPRRDIVRWQLGSATSGVPQAAAPIAFGLLALPLTGTAESGAALVFAMTAAQVLGSVPLSRLGRRFSPVRYLRALVAVRTAAFAAATGLGAVGAPFAALVAAVVVAGAVSGAAHGYQRLLLNHLVSPGRLPRALGVAATLNEVTFALSPVLASLVGSASPVWAMAMITVLGLGPAVLTPRVPDMRAVPDAAPDAAPDAVPDATPAGGGLPREALVWLCCAAAGSGAVAAVEVGAVSFALAFDLGPGWAFLFASVLCAGSVLGGIRVSVRNRVPSTAAVAGYLAASTAGACATLAGGHLVVTLAGAAVLGFFLPLLGTFYSLALDALAPPHRKAEVFALQRVAGAVGVISVSGLLALLGLRAALIGGATLLLAATCLVALRAALPRFRPLGTEPGPLGG
- a CDS encoding family 43 glycosylhydrolase, yielding MSPAASAAIVDTSASYALVNRHSGRALDVYDLATGDGARIAQFTRNDGAWQQWQFVDSGGGYYRLKSRHSDKVLQISGGSTTDGAEVVQWTDSNATSQQFRLVDSASGHVRLLNRASGKAVETYEWSTADGARVVQWPDLDGANQQWQLIRLGAPGAVVNPVKRGGPDPWLQHHNGYYHLATTTWNSTVTMRRSRTLAGLSSAADQVVFSLSGRPNGCCTMWAPEFHLLNGRWYLYYVAGQNVPDFNPTQRLHVLESAGGDPMGPYSFKADLGNTWELDPSILQVGGKLYLLGSAMDGTQSLTITPMSNPYTLSGARRTISQPTLAWERQTAAVNEGAEPLHRNGKTMIVYSASACWGPDYKLGLLTLTGGDPLNRAHWTKSPNPVFQRDDANGVFAPGHNGFFKSPDGTEDWIVYHANESASGGCDMNRSARAQRFTWNADGTPNFGPPVRLGVQLPPPSGEPAS
- a CDS encoding aldo/keto reductase, giving the protein METIKLNNGVEMPALGLGVFQSAPEETTGAVAAALEVGYRHVDTAAVYGNEREVGRALRESGLARSEYFVETKVWIDDYGRGATRHAFGKSAGKLGLDVIDLLILHQPFPHRFDLTVEAYRDLEGLLADGSVRAIGVSNFAPVHLERLAAETGVVPAVNQVELHPYFAQPDVQAADAERGIVTQAWSPIGGITFYPGWGGEDRVNVMADPVITAIADGHGRTAAQVMLRWHLQRGRSVIPKSVRPHRIAENFDVFGFALTEAELAAVDGLDRGVRGGPDPEGFTLEEWGSVIPEA
- a CDS encoding STAS domain-containing protein, translating into MSAQDEQPVIVHASGDVDAISAPGFERQLRTAFTEAADKGGPVVVDLTEVRFFASVGMSLLVEHHRLGARQGTPLRVVAPARAMVRAMRATTLDQLLDLYPTVQEAVVPESL
- a CDS encoding helix-turn-helix transcriptional regulator; translated protein: MTSTLQARPRADRFERLLSDRSGVRLLGVPEVSGASRTRLLDEFAALASARGALVARGRARGGAYGLFQDAFGSVSAHGRERDVVLLLRGLLRAPRALGMTEDELRRAVDAVLGSLPGLVLLLDDVHLADRPSLALLEHLVRRGAGSPLLVVLAHEPRSCPPPLAALLVAAERESLATVLRLPVDGHRLTQRERTVLVVLAEGLTADAIARRLDISPRTVHRHLQHLYRKLGTTDRLATVLRAQELGLLG
- a CDS encoding MDR family MFS transporter translates to MTDTAVPATGAPSTSRRDVIQAMTGLMLGMFVSILASTVVSNALPRIISDLDGSQSVYTWVVTAELLAMTATVPLWGKLADLYSRKLLIQLSLGLFVVGSLLAGFSPNVEVLIVSRVVQGLGAGGMTALSTIVMAAMIPPRELGRYAGLFGAVFGIGTVAGPLIGGFLVDTSWLGWRWCFFIGVPFTLAAIVLLQRTLHLPLVRKDSVRIDYLGAALITGGVSTLLIWSTLAGGSFEWVSAWSAVLVGGGVLLLALAVWVESRAADPVVPLRLFANRTVSLTTIASVLVGVAMFGGTVFLSQYFQIGLGKTPTQAGLMSLPMVFGLFLSSTIAGQLITKWGRWKVFLVAGAAIMVVGMLLLSTIDANTTVLVVGVHMAVLGVGVGMVMQNLVLAAQNDVPAKDLGATTSTLTFFRSLGGSIGVSALGAVLANRVSTLMTEKLTALGVPADMLASGGGHTAVPDLSALPEPIRLVVRDVYATATAELFLIGAPIAAIALLAVLFIKEKPLKEQSGDERLAAELPH
- a CDS encoding TetR/AcrR family transcriptional regulator, producing MGEGLRDRKKRLTRQALADAALDLVAERGLDGITVEDIAAAAGVSARTFFNYFATKEEALLGPDPDAGPRLARRILDQPADLAPLAVLRAALLAELAEETAGRDEWLRRMRVIEQNPVLLPKVLAAGEQVERHMVRALAERTGHAETDAHPMLLAASANTAFRVAAWRWASWPATGDAPQLTDLIAEAFDLLACGFALPKTPHHRSDEER
- a CDS encoding ESX secretion-associated protein EspG, with translation MNHLSLTARELHLLCETAAAPWPFPLPEPPTARTWSDHLADNRRVSASLRARGLADHRGPSGHVADLVTALSGDRVHWEGASGVAVGVRGGGVAFALRPAGPDVAVTPCLPDLLPDVLLAAEPVLPPADCLPLTAPAAAVAAAGRVPSGGAWEVLTAHGVTGSSARGWTSLLASALGGGMCTAQPRLRRSGDSRSAPIRWLDTRRGRLLVVERDGWLSANPLPQGELRRLVAGACG
- a CDS encoding WXG100 family type VII secretion target; this encodes MRHEGVRWEGHTHREMHDMLHTDADPGRVVERGAQWDEISAELTEVVAEMDAVREKLGQCWTGEAATAASGLLGEHTERLTSLSRIAGGTGSHINTAGVQLQCARELMPKVPGFPEDAAFALGGVNPLTGVALGSLAGQAARAAWLEGEKQRAVEVMRGHESCSRDIGHMVANDENSRRARDWEVFAGGPGASDFPVELDPHADGLGAGGPTGVPPRGSGEGFAFDDAPVAPAGRGACEPVAGAVGGTTAVSSSAEADPRGHGAHPASAQQAAGQAGGPQAQAWQVGAGRGGARGGARPSGGAGAAQAAQPWSGAAPSVLGRGPGEARQGEARPVPPRAPGVGGPSLYGPLGQSPADGRGSEQEWRRKVPHEEGLFGVEGLLAAPRVIGE
- a CDS encoding STAS domain-containing protein, which codes for MNPELTLATTSRADGAVVLTVAGEIDMANAARFTGALAEAVRGAPLGCGPVVVDLLGVGYLDSAALSGLFAHAERVEVVAGELLEAVLTVSGLAAITSVRILGE